A genomic window from Sorex araneus isolate mSorAra2 chromosome 2, mSorAra2.pri, whole genome shotgun sequence includes:
- the TSSK6 gene encoding testis-specific serine/threonine-protein kinase 6 translates to MSGDKLLSELGYKLGRTIGEGSYSKVKVATSKKYKGTVAIKVVDRRRAPPDFVNKFLPRELSILRGVRHPHIVHVFEFIEVCNGKLYIVMEAAATDLLQAVQRCGRIPGGQARELFAQIAGAVRYLHDHHLVHRDLKCENVLLSPDERRVKLTDFGFGRQAHGYPDLSTTYCGSAAYASPEVLLGIPYDPKKYDVWSLGVVLYVMVTGCMPFDDSDIAGLPRRQKRGVLYPDGLELSERCKALIAELLQFSPSARPSAGQVARNGWLRAGDSG, encoded by the coding sequence ATGTCGGGCGACAAGCTCCTGAGCGAACTCGGCTATAAGCTGGGTCGCACAATCGGCGAGGGCAGCTACTCCAAGGTGAAGGTGGCCACGTCTAAGAAATACAAGGGCACAGTGGCCATCAAGGTGGTGGACCGGCGGCGCGCGCCGCCCGACTTCGTCAACAAATTTCTGCCGCGGGAGCTGTCCATCCTGCGGGGCGTGCGGCACCCGCACATCGTGCATGTCTTCGAGTTCATCGAGGTGTGCAACGGGAAGCTGTACATCGTGATGGAGGCGGCTGCCACCGACCTGCTGCAGGCTGTGCAGCGCTGTGGGCGCATCCCCGGCGGCCAGGCGCGCGAGCTGTTTGCGCAGATCGCCGGGGCCGTGCGCTACCTGCACGACCACCACCTGGTGCACCGCGACCTCAAGTGCGAGAACGTGTTGCTGAGCCCCGACGAGCGCCGTGTCAAACTCACCGACTTCGGCTTCGGCCGCCAGGCTCACGGCTACCCAGACCTAAGCACCACCTACTGCGGCTCGGCGGCCTATGCATCGCCCGAGGTGCTGCTGGGCATCCCCTACGACCCCAAGAAGTACGACGTGTGGAGCCTGGGTGTCGTACTCTATGTCATGGTCACCGGCTGCATGCCCTTCGACGACTCGGACATAGCGGGCCTGCCGCGACGTCAAAAGCGCGGCGTCCTCTACCCCGATGGTCTCGAGCTGTCCGAACGCTGCAAGGCCCTCATCGCCGAGCTGCTGCAGTTCAGCCCGTCGGCCAGGCCCTCGGCCGGGCAGGTCGCGCGCAACGGCTGGCTGCGGGCAGGGGACTCGGGCTAG
- the NDUFA13 gene encoding NADH dehydrogenase [ubiquinone] 1 alpha subcomplex subunit 13 isoform X1 gives MAASKVKQDMPPPGGYGPIDYKRNLPRRGLSGYSMFAMGIGTLLFGYWTMIKWNRERRRLQIEDFEARIALMPLLQAEKDRRVLQMLRENLEEEAVIMKDVPDWKVGESVFHTTRWVNPLMGELYAMRPTDEIVNSTYGFIWYT, from the exons ATGGCGGCGTCGAAGGTGAAGCAGGACATGCCCCCTCCGGGGGGCTATGGCCCCATCGACTACAAGCGGAATCTTCCGCGGCGGGGACTGTCGG GCTACAGCATGTTCGCCATGGgcatcgggaccctgctcttcGGCTACTGGACCATGATCAAGTGGAACCGTGAGCGCAG GCGCTTGCAGATTGAGGACTTCGAGGCCCGCATCGCGCTAATGCCACTGCTCCAGGCCGAGAAGGACCGGAG GGTGCTGCAGATGCTTCGTGAGAACCTAGAGGAGGAGGCCGTCATCATGAAGGATGTGCCCGACTGGAAG GTCGGCGAGTCCGTGTTCCACACGACACGCTGGGTGAACCCCCTGATGGGCGAGCTGTATGCCATGCGGCCCACTGATGAGATCGTCAACTCCACCTACGGCTTCATTTGGTACACGTAG
- the NDUFA13 gene encoding NADH dehydrogenase [ubiquinone] 1 alpha subcomplex subunit 13 isoform X2, producing the protein MKILQAKFDRWIRLLSVPLGRFWGYSMFAMGIGTLLFGYWTMIKWNRERRRLQIEDFEARIALMPLLQAEKDRRVLQMLRENLEEEAVIMKDVPDWKVGESVFHTTRWVNPLMGELYAMRPTDEIVNSTYGFIWYT; encoded by the exons ATGAAGATATTGCAGGCTAAATTCGACCGCTGGATCAGACTCCTCTCAGTGCCGCTGGGAAGATTTTGGG GCTACAGCATGTTCGCCATGGgcatcgggaccctgctcttcGGCTACTGGACCATGATCAAGTGGAACCGTGAGCGCAG GCGCTTGCAGATTGAGGACTTCGAGGCCCGCATCGCGCTAATGCCACTGCTCCAGGCCGAGAAGGACCGGAG GGTGCTGCAGATGCTTCGTGAGAACCTAGAGGAGGAGGCCGTCATCATGAAGGATGTGCCCGACTGGAAG GTCGGCGAGTCCGTGTTCCACACGACACGCTGGGTGAACCCCCTGATGGGCGAGCTGTATGCCATGCGGCCCACTGATGAGATCGTCAACTCCACCTACGGCTTCATTTGGTACACGTAG
- the YJEFN3 gene encoding yjeF N-terminal domain-containing protein 3, whose amino-acid sequence MSGAMSGADSAEAPEEQRFLSTAEAAALERELLEDYRFGRQQLAELCGHASAVAVTKVFPLPALSRKQRTVLVVCGPEHNGAVGLVCARHLRMFEYEPTIFYPTRSLEPLHRDLTTQCEKMDIPFLSYLPTEVQLINNAYGLVVDAVLGPGVEPSEVGGPCTRALATLKLLSIPLVSLDIPSGWDAETGGDAEDGLRPDVLVSLAAPKRCAGRFSGRHHFVAGRFVPDDVRRKFALRLPGYSGTDCVAAL is encoded by the exons ATGAGCGGCGCCATGAGCGGCGCCGACTCGGCAGAGGCGCCGGAGGAGCAGCGCTTCCTCAG caCAGCGGAGGCGGCAGCCTTGGAACGGGAGTTGCTGGAGGATTATCGTTTCGGGCGGCAGCAGTTGGCGGAGCTGTGTGGACATGCCAGTGCGGTGGCAGTGACCAAG GTCTTCCCCCTACCCGCGCTTTCCCGGAAGCAGAGGACGGTGCTGGTGGTGTGCGGCCCCGAGCACAACGGGGCGGTGGGACTGGTCTGCGCCCGGCACCTGCGCATGTTC GAGTATGAACCCACCATCTTCTACCCCACGCGTTCTCTGGAGCCCCTGCACCGCGACCTGACTACCCAGTGCGAGAAGATGGACATCCCCTTCCTGTCCTACCTGCCCACTGAG GTCCAGCTCATCAATAACGCCTACGGGCTAGTCGTGGACGCCGTGCTGGGCCCCGGCGTGGAGCCCAGTGAGGTGGGGGGCCCCTGCACTCGGGCACTGGCCACGCTCAAGCTCCTGTCCATCCCCCTCGTCAGCCTGGACATCCCCTCAG GCTGGGACGCGGAGACAGGCGGCGACGCGGAGGACGGGCTCCGGCCCGACGTGCTGGTGTCGCTGGCGGCGCCCAAGCGCTGTGCTGGCCGCTTCTCCGGGCGCCACCACTTCGTGGCCGGCCGCTTCGTGCCCGACGACGTGCGCCGCAAGTTCGCGCTGCGCCTTCCCGGCTACTCCGGCACCGACTGCGTGGCCGCGCTGTGA